Proteins from a genomic interval of Piscinibacter sp. HJYY11:
- a CDS encoding ABC transporter permease, with amino-acid sequence MNAALPLRDPAWLRRWSALLVGAVLLWPLVVWTEFNPLVLADARSLASTWNFVRDFAPPRHDAEFLAMLARETWRTVAIATAGLTLAWLIAVPLALLASTRLSVSALGTRMAWGPQALRQAARWLLVLLRSIPELVWALVFVRVVGLGPTAGVLAIAIAYGGMLGKVYAEILDSSDATPTLTLLRNGSGRLQALFFGALPQCAPELTSYTLYRWECAIRSSVVLGFVGAGGLGQQLDTATKMFAGAEVGAILLVFVALVALSDRLSAWLRREIA; translated from the coding sequence CTCGTGGGCGCGGTGCTGCTGTGGCCGCTGGTGGTGTGGACCGAGTTCAACCCCCTGGTGCTCGCCGACGCCCGCAGCCTCGCGTCGACCTGGAACTTCGTGCGCGACTTCGCACCGCCGCGCCATGACGCGGAGTTCCTCGCGATGCTGGCGCGCGAGACCTGGCGCACCGTGGCCATTGCGACGGCCGGGCTCACGCTCGCCTGGCTCATCGCCGTGCCGCTCGCCTTGCTGGCGAGCACGCGGCTGTCGGTCAGCGCCCTCGGCACGCGCATGGCCTGGGGGCCACAAGCCCTGCGGCAGGCGGCGCGCTGGCTGCTGGTGCTGCTGCGCTCCATCCCCGAGCTGGTGTGGGCGCTGGTCTTCGTGCGCGTCGTCGGCCTCGGGCCCACCGCCGGCGTGCTGGCGATCGCCATCGCCTACGGCGGCATGCTCGGCAAGGTCTACGCCGAGATCCTCGACAGCAGCGATGCCACGCCCACGCTCACGCTGCTGCGCAACGGCAGCGGCCGGCTGCAGGCGCTCTTCTTCGGCGCGCTGCCGCAGTGCGCGCCCGAGCTCACGAGCTACACGCTGTACCGCTGGGAGTGCGCGATCCGCTCGTCGGTGGTGCTGGGTTTCGTCGGCGCCGGGGGTCTGGGGCAGCAACTCGACACGGCGACCAAGATGTTCGCCGGTGCGGAGGTGGGCGCGATCCTGCTGGTGTTCGTCGCGCTCGTGGCGTTGAGCGACCGGCTCAGCGCATGGCTGCGCAGGGAGATCGCATGA